The proteins below are encoded in one region of Reichenbachiella sp. 5M10:
- the glpX gene encoding class II fructose-bisphosphatase: MEDLIGLKEILRTVAAKAAFATIDHIGTGEKEEGDQAAVDAMRQAFDGLDLDAVVRVGEGEKDEAPMLYVGEKLGNGKGLMVDIAVDPVEGTRLMAEGKPNAITVIAATKRGRFWDSGSAYYMDKLVVGAQAKGAIDIKKSAKENLEAIAAKLEKPIGEVGVYVLDKPRHHELIEDIKSCGAKVYLHEEGDVIGSILALLPGTQIDVLMGIGGAPEAVITAAAVKAMGGEMQGRLAPQKPEEEIALRNEGVDLARVLRLDDLVLSDWAVFAAAGVTSGPVLAGLAREGEVMQTECMTIGPALGQVEKITVVSTI, encoded by the coding sequence AAGGCGGCCTTTGCTACGATAGACCACATTGGTACTGGAGAGAAAGAAGAGGGGGATCAAGCGGCTGTCGATGCTATGCGCCAGGCTTTTGACGGGCTCGACTTGGATGCAGTGGTGCGCGTAGGGGAGGGGGAAAAGGATGAGGCCCCGATGCTATATGTCGGAGAGAAATTGGGAAATGGCAAAGGGTTGATGGTAGATATCGCTGTGGACCCAGTAGAAGGTACTCGTTTGATGGCCGAAGGTAAACCCAATGCAATCACTGTAATCGCTGCGACCAAGAGGGGTCGTTTTTGGGATTCGGGGAGTGCTTATTATATGGATAAGTTGGTCGTAGGGGCTCAAGCCAAAGGAGCCATTGATATCAAGAAATCCGCGAAAGAGAATCTAGAGGCTATCGCAGCAAAGCTAGAAAAGCCTATTGGTGAGGTAGGCGTGTATGTCTTGGATAAACCCCGGCATCACGAATTGATTGAAGATATCAAATCCTGTGGCGCCAAGGTATATTTGCATGAGGAAGGAGATGTGATAGGGTCGATTTTGGCACTATTGCCAGGCACACAGATAGATGTGCTGATGGGGATAGGAGGTGCCCCCGAAGCGGTGATCACTGCCGCTGCGGTAAAGGCCATGGGAGGAGAAATGCAAGGAAGGCTTGCTCCTCAGAAACCGGAGGAAGAAATCGCCCTGCGAAATGAAGGGGTAGACCTTGCGCGTGTCCTGCGACTAGATGATTTGGTCTTGAGTGACTGGGCAGTGTTTGCAGCGGCGGGTGTAACCTCAGGCCCAGTGTTGGCGGGGTTGGCTCGTGAAGGAGAGGTGATGCAGACCGAATGTATGACCATAGGTCCGGCGCTCGGGCAAGTAGAGAAAATAACAGTGGTATCGACTATTTGA
- a CDS encoding glycoside hydrolase family 97 protein, with protein sequence MAVFLYSCNDPYKISSPNGRLTVSVKLENGEAYYSVSKDNQTLIADSRLGFVLKDQQDLKGDFEVTDIQIDEYRNTWQQPWGEVKNIVENYNRIVVSLEEKRADARQINVVFKVFDDGVGFRYEFPEQDHLKEFVIMEELTEFNLVEDMDAWWIPAYGEAQDSEYLFAQNKVSELDQPVHTPLTMEQGDSLFVSIHEAALVDYSAMTLTPSEQGLKSALVPLSTGELVVTKAPTQTPWRSIQITESAGELMTSYLILNLNEPNKIENLSWLSTGKYLGIWWAMHVKTQTWVQGEQHGATTENVKEMIDFAARHAISGVLVEGWNVGWGGNWAEGSFRFAEPYDDFDIDALSAYAAKNRVELIGHNETGANVINYEAQLEDALAFCQHYGISALKTGYVGDKLNGKEYHQSQYGVDHFNRVTELAAKYQVMLDIHEPVKATGLRRTYPHLMTREGARGTEYEAWSEGNPPEHTVILPFTRGLGGPLDYTPGIFDLNIKTRPDNRVHTTLAKQLALYVTIYSPWQMAADLIDHYEGHPAFQFIQDVPTDWEDTKVLNAKIGDYLTVVRKDRASDDWYLGSITDENKRTFKVDLDFLIPGKKYKAEVYADGLSADVETNPTEIRIEENIVSSDDTLVLALAPGGGQAIRFELMD encoded by the coding sequence GTGGCAGTATTTTTATATTCTTGTAACGACCCGTACAAGATCAGCTCTCCCAATGGGCGCCTCACAGTAAGTGTCAAGTTGGAAAATGGAGAGGCATACTACAGTGTATCCAAAGACAACCAAACTTTGATTGCTGATTCGCGCTTGGGGTTTGTACTCAAGGATCAGCAGGACCTCAAGGGTGATTTCGAAGTGACCGATATACAGATCGACGAATACCGCAATACGTGGCAACAGCCATGGGGAGAAGTGAAGAACATCGTCGAAAACTACAACCGAATCGTAGTGTCTCTCGAAGAGAAGAGGGCGGATGCACGTCAAATCAACGTGGTGTTCAAAGTATTTGACGATGGGGTTGGGTTTCGGTATGAGTTTCCAGAGCAGGATCACCTCAAGGAGTTTGTGATTATGGAGGAGCTCACGGAGTTCAACTTGGTCGAAGATATGGATGCGTGGTGGATTCCTGCATATGGGGAGGCCCAAGATAGCGAGTACCTATTTGCACAGAATAAAGTATCAGAATTGGATCAGCCGGTACATACACCGTTGACCATGGAGCAAGGAGATAGTTTGTTTGTGAGCATCCACGAGGCAGCACTCGTCGATTATTCGGCGATGACTTTGACTCCTAGCGAGCAGGGGCTCAAAAGTGCACTTGTGCCACTATCCACAGGAGAGCTTGTCGTCACCAAAGCTCCTACGCAGACGCCATGGCGTAGCATTCAAATCACAGAGTCGGCAGGGGAGCTCATGACTTCTTACTTGATTCTAAACCTCAACGAACCCAACAAGATAGAGAATCTCTCGTGGCTCAGTACGGGCAAATATCTAGGCATTTGGTGGGCAATGCACGTCAAGACGCAGACTTGGGTACAGGGAGAGCAGCATGGAGCGACGACCGAGAACGTCAAGGAAATGATAGATTTCGCAGCGAGACATGCCATCAGTGGAGTACTTGTCGAGGGTTGGAATGTTGGCTGGGGTGGCAATTGGGCCGAAGGGTCGTTTCGTTTTGCAGAGCCATATGATGACTTTGATATCGATGCACTGAGTGCCTATGCGGCAAAAAATCGGGTTGAACTCATCGGGCATAACGAGACTGGTGCCAACGTGATCAACTATGAGGCACAACTGGAGGACGCCTTGGCGTTTTGTCAGCACTATGGAATCTCGGCACTCAAGACCGGCTATGTAGGGGACAAGTTGAATGGAAAGGAATACCACCAAAGCCAGTACGGTGTGGATCATTTCAATCGGGTGACAGAATTGGCCGCCAAGTACCAGGTGATGCTAGATATCCATGAGCCCGTCAAGGCCACTGGTTTGAGAAGAACCTACCCTCACTTGATGACGCGTGAGGGTGCCCGTGGCACAGAGTACGAGGCATGGAGTGAAGGGAACCCTCCAGAGCATACGGTGATATTACCGTTTACGAGAGGACTAGGAGGGCCACTTGATTATACACCTGGGATTTTTGATCTCAACATCAAAACTCGTCCAGACAACAGGGTGCATACGACACTCGCCAAACAGCTCGCACTCTACGTGACAATCTATAGTCCCTGGCAGATGGCTGCCGATCTGATTGATCACTACGAAGGACACCCTGCTTTTCAGTTTATTCAAGATGTGCCTACTGATTGGGAGGACACGAAAGTGCTCAATGCCAAGATTGGAGACTATCTAACCGTTGTACGTAAAGATAGAGCGAGTGATGACTGGTACTTGGGTAGCATTACCGACGAAAACAAAAGAACATTCAAGGTGGACTTGGATTTCCTCATCCCAGGAAAAAAGTACAAAGCAGAAGTGTATGCTGACGGTCTTTCTGCTGATGTGGAGACCAACCCAACCGAGATTAGAATAGAAGAAAACATCGTGTCTTCAGACGATACGCTTGTACTTGCCTTGGCGCCAGGTGGAGGACAAGCCATTCGTTTCGAACTGATGGATTGA
- a CDS encoding AI-2E family transporter, whose product MNAPLENPNQNIARFTYILVSLIAAVTILVYTEEYVVPFVIALIIWFIIHELRENLQWIPWVRKNVPIWLQSVIAFIIITLVITAIGQLVYYNSSTLYQNLDQYQSNFQVILLQLNEVFGMDVASKINQYTSNFDVDAFAASMLNTTTTLFGDVFLILIYVIFLLIEETIFPYKLKAFYPNEEEQEKKQDLFYKMDQNIGRYLRLKTLVSFMTAALSYAALLIFGVEAALFWALVIFVLNFIPTVGSLIATVFPAVFAVLQMAELAPFVYIMLSVGAVQVIIGNVVEPKMMGTSLNMSSLVVVLSLTIWGGIWGITGMILSVPITVMMIIVFEEIPSLRFIAVALSEKGELSEAPKRKPIK is encoded by the coding sequence ATGAACGCCCCTCTAGAAAACCCAAACCAAAACATAGCTCGATTCACCTACATTTTAGTTTCCCTAATTGCCGCCGTTACGATCTTGGTCTATACCGAGGAGTATGTCGTCCCCTTCGTCATAGCCTTGATCATTTGGTTCATCATCCACGAACTTAGAGAAAACCTACAATGGATCCCTTGGGTCAGAAAAAACGTCCCTATATGGCTTCAAAGTGTCATAGCCTTCATCATCATTACTCTGGTCATCACGGCTATTGGCCAACTGGTATACTACAATTCGTCCACCCTATACCAAAATCTAGATCAATACCAGTCCAATTTCCAAGTCATCTTACTCCAACTCAACGAGGTATTTGGGATGGATGTCGCCAGCAAAATCAACCAATACACATCCAATTTTGATGTGGATGCATTTGCAGCCTCCATGCTCAACACCACGACGACTCTCTTTGGAGACGTCTTCCTGATCTTGATTTATGTTATCTTTCTCCTTATCGAAGAAACCATCTTCCCATACAAACTCAAGGCCTTTTACCCCAACGAAGAAGAACAAGAAAAAAAACAAGACCTGTTTTACAAAATGGATCAAAACATAGGAAGATATCTCCGACTGAAAACCCTAGTCAGTTTCATGACTGCTGCTTTGAGCTATGCAGCACTTCTTATTTTTGGAGTAGAAGCGGCACTTTTTTGGGCGCTGGTCATCTTCGTACTCAACTTCATCCCAACAGTTGGATCACTCATTGCGACCGTATTTCCAGCAGTATTTGCTGTGTTGCAGATGGCTGAGCTCGCCCCCTTTGTCTACATCATGCTTTCTGTAGGAGCCGTCCAAGTCATCATCGGCAATGTCGTCGAGCCCAAAATGATGGGTACCTCTCTCAACATGAGTTCATTAGTGGTCGTTCTTTCATTGACGATTTGGGGCGGAATATGGGGCATCACCGGAATGATCCTAAGTGTACCGATCACCGTGATGATGATTATCGTATTCGAAGAGATTCCTAGTTTACGTTTCATTGCCGTCGCCTTGTCGGAAAAAGGAGAACTATCCGAAGCCCCCAAAAGAAAGCCCATCAAATAG
- a CDS encoding DUF6377 domain-containing protein → MKGYILILFLALTCWESRSAYAKDLLEQLNSSLEQKDVYTAERLSKIDKLRKRLYANQGASLEAKFELTNRLYHEYKSFVFDSAFQYGNDLIRLSYEMDNGALVGYSKTNLGFTLMSAGMFKEAFDTLSTVVVKDLMDSTKLDYYALMARALYDICDYSQDGYYSPIYVQRADTYVDFVMRTADPTSYHYLYLNGLRDLRIERTDDAIRYLDRLLHLQPDLEGQQFAITASTLSYLHLKLGDTTQAINLLASACISDIENSIKETSALTSLAQLMYETGHVEEAYRYINESMEDAKYYGAIQRMSQVGKVLPVISAAKLNDVEGQRKKLLIYAIGLTVLALLTLSFTVITIRQKKHLSKKDRIIKDNNNQLRDANTQLWEINKIKDEYLGFYFDLNSKYLDKMTKIKKSIESKLVENRYEDIRYILKKTDLKKEKADLFTHFDESFVKIFPDFIVRFNELFEEKDQYAPAKGEILNMELRLFALIRIGIRDSERLASILGYSVNTIYAYKNRIKNQSVIPNSEFEDRIMEIQSKS, encoded by the coding sequence ATGAAAGGGTATATTTTGATTCTATTTCTGGCGCTGACTTGCTGGGAGAGTAGATCTGCTTATGCAAAAGACTTGCTAGAGCAACTCAACTCTTCGTTGGAGCAAAAGGACGTCTACACTGCGGAGCGTTTGAGTAAAATAGACAAGCTGCGCAAGAGGCTATATGCCAATCAAGGAGCCTCCTTGGAAGCCAAGTTTGAATTGACCAATCGGCTCTATCATGAATACAAGAGTTTTGTGTTTGATTCGGCTTTTCAGTATGGCAATGATCTTATTCGTCTCAGCTACGAGATGGACAATGGCGCATTGGTGGGGTATTCTAAAACCAATTTGGGATTTACACTCATGTCGGCAGGGATGTTTAAGGAGGCTTTTGACACATTGAGCACGGTGGTGGTCAAGGACCTCATGGACTCGACCAAGCTGGACTATTATGCGCTGATGGCACGAGCCTTGTATGATATATGTGATTACAGTCAAGACGGATATTATTCGCCAATATATGTCCAAAGAGCAGATACCTATGTGGATTTTGTGATGCGAACGGCTGATCCCACCTCCTACCACTATCTCTATCTCAATGGCCTGCGGGATTTACGTATTGAGCGTACAGATGATGCGATTCGCTATTTGGATCGTTTGCTGCACTTGCAACCCGATTTGGAAGGTCAGCAGTTTGCCATCACGGCTTCTACGCTGAGTTATTTGCATCTCAAGCTCGGGGATACAACCCAAGCCATCAATCTCTTGGCGTCTGCTTGTATTTCGGATATTGAAAATTCGATCAAGGAAACTTCTGCATTGACAAGTCTCGCTCAGCTGATGTATGAAACGGGGCATGTGGAGGAAGCCTACCGCTACATCAACGAGTCTATGGAGGACGCGAAGTATTATGGAGCAATCCAGCGAATGAGCCAAGTGGGCAAAGTCCTGCCTGTGATCTCTGCCGCCAAACTCAACGACGTAGAAGGTCAACGAAAAAAGTTGCTGATATATGCGATAGGACTGACGGTGTTGGCATTACTGACTTTGTCCTTTACGGTGATTACCATCCGCCAAAAGAAGCACTTATCCAAGAAGGATCGAATCATCAAGGACAACAACAATCAATTGAGAGATGCCAATACACAGCTTTGGGAAATCAACAAAATTAAGGACGAGTACTTAGGTTTCTATTTTGATCTCAACTCGAAGTATCTCGACAAGATGACGAAGATCAAGAAATCTATCGAAAGCAAACTGGTGGAGAATCGCTATGAGGACATCAGGTACATTTTGAAGAAGACTGACCTCAAGAAGGAGAAAGCGGATTTGTTTACCCATTTTGACGAGTCTTTTGTCAAGATATTTCCTGATTTTATTGTCCGGTTCAATGAGCTCTTCGAGGAGAAAGACCAGTATGCCCCTGCCAAAGGGGAGATCCTCAATATGGAGCTGCGTTTATTTGCTTTGATCAGGATAGGTATCCGAGACAGCGAGCGTTTGGCTAGTATCTTAGGCTACTCTGTCAATACCATCTATGCCTATAAGAACCGAATCAAAAACCAATCGGTCATCCCCAACAGCGAGTTTGAAGATCGAATTATGGAGATTCAATCCAAAAGCTAA
- a CDS encoding acyltransferase family protein, whose translation MTKSTRYLALDVFRGATVCLMIVVNSPGEWGVQYGPLQHAAWHGFTLTDLVFPSFLFAVGNAMAFVMERFAEQSDRVFWKKIIKRTFLIFMIGFLLSWFPFFDFQTGEFRSLATTRIPGVLQRIAFCYAIASILGHYCTRVQLAVTSVGLLLGYWVVVYSLGTGDPYSLTGFVGNTIDRYLLGDSHLYTGEGRPFDPEGVLSTIPAVVNVILGYFTGIYIRARGNTYEAIAKLMIAGAVLVLSGFWWDLFFPFNKKIWSSSFVLLTAGLDMMVLAVLVFVIEIKNFRRWTYFFEVFGRNPLIIYALSGVLITVFYLVKIDGQSVLGFVYGFFLHFMSPAHASFVFAVVFMLVNWSVGYLMDRKKIYIKV comes from the coding sequence ATGACAAAAAGCACTAGATATTTAGCCCTTGATGTGTTCAGAGGAGCTACGGTATGTTTGATGATCGTGGTGAATAGTCCAGGTGAATGGGGAGTACAGTACGGTCCTTTGCAGCATGCAGCGTGGCATGGGTTTACCTTGACCGATTTGGTTTTTCCATCTTTTCTTTTTGCCGTAGGCAATGCCATGGCCTTTGTCATGGAGCGATTTGCTGAGCAAAGTGACCGTGTTTTTTGGAAGAAAATAATCAAGAGAACTTTCTTGATTTTTATGATTGGTTTTTTGTTGTCTTGGTTTCCTTTCTTCGATTTTCAGACGGGTGAGTTTAGGTCATTGGCCACTACGCGGATTCCTGGGGTATTGCAGCGGATTGCGTTTTGCTATGCTATTGCATCGATACTTGGACACTACTGTACGCGAGTGCAGCTGGCTGTGACGAGCGTGGGTTTGTTGTTGGGGTATTGGGTTGTGGTATATTCCCTGGGCACAGGAGATCCATACAGCTTGACGGGTTTTGTTGGCAATACCATCGACCGTTACCTTTTGGGTGACTCGCACCTTTACACAGGCGAAGGCCGTCCTTTCGATCCTGAGGGTGTTCTCAGCACGATACCTGCGGTAGTCAATGTGATTTTGGGGTATTTTACGGGGATCTATATTCGAGCCCGAGGCAATACTTATGAGGCCATCGCCAAATTAATGATCGCAGGAGCTGTCTTGGTTCTGTCAGGATTTTGGTGGGATTTGTTTTTCCCTTTCAATAAGAAAATATGGTCAAGCTCTTTCGTGCTTTTGACCGCTGGGCTTGATATGATGGTTTTGGCTGTATTGGTCTTTGTGATTGAGATCAAAAATTTTCGAAGGTGGACTTATTTTTTTGAAGTGTTTGGCCGCAATCCCTTGATCATCTATGCTTTGTCTGGAGTGTTGATCACTGTGTTTTATTTGGTGAAGATCGACGGGCAGAGTGTGTTGGGGTTTGTGTACGGTTTTTTTCTCCATTTTATGAGCCCAGCGCATGCTTCCTTTGTGTTTGCAGTGGTTTTCATGTTGGTCAATTGGAGCGTGGGGTATCTGATGGACCGGAAGAAAATCTATATCAAGGTGTAG
- the nadA gene encoding quinolinate synthase NadA, giving the protein MEHVMDTPKTRREYMDEILRLKKEKNAVLLAHYYQEADIQDLADYVGDSLGLSRKAAETDADIIVFAGVHFMAETAKIINPDKKVILPDVNAGCSLADSAQPGPFKEFVDAHPDHIVVTYINCTAEIKAMSDIICTSSNAVDIINSLPKDQKIICAPDRNLGEYLIHQTGRDLLLWDGACMVHEAFAMDKILDLHKEHPKAKFIAHPESTQNILRISAFVGSTEKLLSFVQEDDSEEFIIATEAGILHEMQKRVPHKKLIPAPAKDDNTCACSECHYMKMNTLEKLYACLKNESPEIDVPEDIRKKALVPLERMLELSK; this is encoded by the coding sequence ATGGAGCATGTGATGGATACCCCCAAGACGAGAAGAGAATATATGGATGAGATTCTTCGCCTGAAGAAGGAGAAGAACGCTGTGTTGCTTGCGCATTATTATCAGGAGGCAGATATTCAAGATTTGGCGGATTATGTTGGGGACAGTTTAGGTTTGTCTCGTAAGGCAGCTGAGACAGATGCAGACATCATTGTATTTGCGGGAGTGCATTTCATGGCAGAGACTGCCAAAATCATCAACCCAGACAAGAAGGTGATCTTACCAGATGTCAATGCCGGGTGCTCGTTGGCGGATTCGGCTCAGCCGGGCCCGTTCAAGGAGTTTGTCGACGCACATCCAGATCATATCGTGGTGACTTATATCAATTGTACGGCTGAGATCAAGGCAATGAGTGATATCATATGTACCTCTTCCAACGCGGTAGATATTATCAATTCTCTTCCAAAGGACCAAAAGATTATCTGTGCGCCTGACCGCAATTTAGGAGAATATTTGATCCACCAGACAGGACGAGATTTGTTGTTGTGGGATGGAGCTTGTATGGTGCATGAGGCTTTTGCCATGGACAAGATATTGGATTTGCACAAGGAGCACCCCAAGGCAAAATTTATTGCACATCCTGAGTCTACACAAAACATATTGAGGATTTCGGCATTTGTAGGGTCTACCGAAAAGCTCCTTTCGTTTGTTCAAGAGGATGATTCAGAAGAATTTATCATTGCGACAGAGGCGGGGATTTTGCATGAAATGCAAAAAAGAGTGCCGCATAAGAAATTGATCCCGGCACCAGCCAAGGATGACAATACCTGTGCTTGTAGTGAATGTCATTACATGAAAATGAATACTTTGGAGAAACTGTATGCTTGTCTCAAGAATGAATCTCCAGAAATAGACGTGCCCGAAGACATCAGAAAGAAAGCGCTTGTCCCACTAGAGCGTATGCTTGAATTGTCTAAATAA
- the glsA gene encoding glutaminase A — protein sequence MYPTRDLLSKCLCACLLCILITPTYSQVHPSKQQFTHAIRSAYMEYKDLQEGANADYIPELSRVPSELFGISICTVEGQTYSIGDVEALFSIQSISKVFTLSMAMQELGYQAIADTIGVSATGRPFNSVTAIEDMPDRPSNSCVNAGALATTSLISGKSMEDKWDKITAVFDQFAARKLNIDQEVYESEAANNQHNQAIAQLLESYGRIYSDPKETVDLYTRQCALSVNVYDLSIMSATLANGGTNPITHQEIISPELIPYVLAIMTTAGLYEESGLWLYHVGLPGKSGVGGGVIAIVPGQFSIAAFSPRLDVSGNSVRAVKAITAISRELNVNLFSTK from the coding sequence ATGTACCCTACACGTGACCTTCTGAGCAAATGTCTTTGTGCTTGCCTACTTTGTATACTCATCACCCCTACCTATTCGCAGGTTCATCCTTCCAAACAGCAATTCACCCATGCCATACGGTCTGCCTATATGGAATACAAAGACCTCCAAGAAGGCGCCAATGCAGACTACATCCCCGAACTATCCCGAGTCCCTTCAGAGCTCTTTGGGATATCCATCTGTACGGTAGAGGGTCAAACCTACAGCATTGGAGACGTCGAGGCTCTATTCTCCATTCAGTCGATCAGCAAGGTCTTCACCCTCTCGATGGCCATGCAGGAACTAGGGTACCAAGCCATCGCTGACACGATCGGCGTGAGTGCCACTGGCCGCCCTTTCAATTCTGTCACAGCTATCGAGGACATGCCAGACCGCCCCTCAAACAGCTGCGTCAATGCGGGAGCCCTAGCCACCACTAGCCTCATCTCTGGCAAGAGCATGGAGGACAAATGGGACAAAATCACTGCTGTCTTTGACCAGTTCGCCGCAAGAAAACTAAATATCGATCAAGAAGTATATGAATCAGAAGCAGCCAACAATCAGCACAATCAAGCCATCGCCCAATTGCTCGAATCGTACGGGCGAATCTACAGTGACCCCAAAGAAACAGTAGACCTCTACACCCGACAATGTGCCCTCAGTGTCAACGTCTATGACCTCTCTATCATGAGTGCTACCTTGGCCAATGGCGGCACCAACCCTATCACCCACCAAGAAATAATCTCCCCCGAGCTTATCCCCTATGTTTTGGCAATCATGACTACCGCTGGCCTTTACGAAGAATCTGGCCTCTGGCTCTACCACGTCGGCCTACCTGGCAAAAGTGGTGTAGGTGGAGGAGTCATCGCCATCGTACCCGGGCAATTCAGCATCGCGGCATTCTCTCCTCGTCTCGATGTATCTGGCAATAGTGTCAGAGCGGTCAAAGCCATCACCGCGATCAGTCGAGAATTAAATGTCAATTTATTCTCGACCAAATGA
- the nadB gene encoding L-aspartate oxidase, with the protein MQQYDYLVIGSGIAGLTYALKVATECPDKKLAIATKSYEDESNTRYAQGGMAVVLDKVQDSYQQHIEDTLRAGDGLCDEEVVEFVVKEAPARLKELIAWGTKFDEVKQGKYDLGKEGGHTANRIVHHKDITGFEIQRALLERIHECPNIDVLTHHFAVDLITEHHLDVEVTNKSRNCFGAYVLNEETRQIETYLAKITMLASGGIGHVYRNTTNPKIATGDGIAMAYRAKAQVKHMEFVQFHPTALYELDREGQTFLISEAVRGFGAVLRDKQGDSFMEKYDERGALASRDIVSRAIDTELKRSGDEYVYLDCTHLNMEEFEKHFPTITNKCKAVGIDPAKDLIPVVPAAHYLCGGVEVDHYGQSCVGNLFVCGEASCTGLHGANRLASNSLLEAIVYAHRSFVKSMEVFDTIGDLPIPPEWSEKGTTHPKELILITHNRKEVQSIMSNYVGIIRSSERLNRAHKRLRLIHEETEELYRKTKVSPQLSELRSLVTIAYLIIEQSLKRDENRGGFYRTD; encoded by the coding sequence ATGCAACAATACGATTATTTGGTAATAGGGTCCGGGATCGCTGGATTGACGTACGCCCTAAAAGTGGCCACAGAATGCCCTGATAAAAAATTGGCGATTGCGACCAAATCCTATGAAGACGAGTCCAATACTCGTTATGCCCAAGGAGGAATGGCGGTTGTGCTCGACAAGGTGCAGGACTCCTATCAGCAGCATATCGAGGATACCTTGCGAGCGGGAGACGGATTGTGTGACGAGGAGGTGGTAGAGTTTGTCGTCAAGGAAGCTCCTGCACGTCTCAAGGAATTGATCGCTTGGGGAACGAAATTTGATGAGGTCAAGCAGGGAAAATATGACTTGGGCAAAGAAGGAGGGCATACAGCCAATCGAATCGTGCATCACAAGGATATCACTGGGTTTGAAATCCAACGGGCCCTGTTGGAGCGTATCCATGAATGTCCCAATATCGATGTGCTGACGCATCACTTTGCAGTAGACTTGATTACTGAGCATCACTTGGATGTGGAAGTGACCAATAAGTCGAGAAATTGTTTTGGGGCATACGTACTCAACGAGGAGACGAGGCAGATAGAAACGTATCTGGCCAAGATCACCATGCTAGCAAGCGGGGGAATCGGCCATGTATACCGAAATACAACCAACCCAAAGATCGCTACGGGAGACGGGATAGCGATGGCTTATCGCGCCAAAGCGCAGGTCAAACACATGGAGTTTGTACAGTTTCATCCCACGGCATTGTATGAGCTCGATCGTGAAGGACAGACTTTCTTGATCTCTGAAGCTGTGCGGGGGTTTGGTGCGGTACTGAGGGACAAGCAAGGGGATTCCTTCATGGAGAAATACGACGAGCGCGGTGCTTTGGCGTCTCGAGATATAGTGTCTCGAGCGATCGATACCGAACTGAAGCGTAGTGGAGATGAGTACGTCTATTTGGATTGTACACATCTGAATATGGAGGAGTTTGAAAAGCACTTTCCTACCATCACCAACAAATGTAAGGCGGTAGGGATTGATCCGGCCAAGGACTTGATACCTGTAGTGCCTGCAGCGCATTATTTGTGTGGAGGGGTAGAAGTAGATCACTATGGCCAGTCTTGTGTGGGCAATCTGTTTGTGTGTGGTGAGGCATCTTGTACCGGATTACATGGTGCCAATCGTTTGGCGTCCAATTCTCTCCTTGAGGCGATCGTATATGCACATAGGAGTTTTGTCAAATCGATGGAAGTTTTTGATACAATTGGAGACTTGCCTATTCCACCTGAGTGGAGTGAAAAAGGGACCACACACCCCAAAGAGCTGATTTTGATTACGCACAACCGAAAGGAAGTACAGTCTATCATGTCCAATTATGTCGGGATTATTCGTTCGTCGGAGCGTCTCAATCGTGCCCATAAACGCCTGCGATTGATTCACGAGGAGACCGAAGAACTCTACCGTAAGACGAAGGTGTCCCCTCAATTGTCGGAGTTGAGAAGCTTGGTTACGATAGCGTATTTGATCATCGAGCAATCTCTCAAAAGAGATGAAAACCGTGGGGGGTTTTATCGTACAGATTAA